The DNA segment GTTGCTGTTGGAAGCCGTGAAAGTCATCCAGATCGCCCATACCCCCACCTCGAAGGGTGGTGTTATGAAACCCGGTTTCGGAAAAATAGGCTTTTTGCCTTGCGCGATTACGCAAAAGACCACTCATCTCGAGGGCTGGCGCGCCCAAAACCACCTACCTCGACTCGCCAGTGAATTCTTCTCGCCGAGTGCATCAAAGTCTTCCGGCCACCGGGGGTGTCCGGCATGACCCACCAGGTCGTCGGCTGCTCAACCTGCAGTGGACACTGGATCGCCGAGGACCTCCACGGCCAGGAGACTACGGAGTGTCCGCTCTGCTTCACCCAGCACCAGACGGACCACCTCAACGTCCTGTTCTCCCACGACGACTTCGACGTCGCCGCCGAAATCCGCTCGAAGATCCTCGCCGAGAAGGCCGGCCATCGCGACCGGTACGAAGCCGAGGACGACTACGGCGAGCTCGCCGACCGCGTCGACGAACTCCACCGGCGCCGCGAAGACGTCCTCGAAGCCGAGGCCGAGCAGTGCTTCGAACAGTTCGACACCGCGTTCGCGGATGAAGTTGAGGCGTCCCTCGACGCCCACCGGGCGCGCGGCGAGTTCCTCGAAGCAGAGGCATGGGCTGTCTTCGAAGACTGGCACGCCGCCATCGCGACCGAGGAAGAAGCGCTGGGAGCGTTTGCACACTTCACTAACGCGTTCGGCGAAGAGCGAGAAGCGTACGAAGAGCGTCGCTCGCCCCGCTGGACGGACGAAGAGCTTCCCGAGATAGGCGAGGGCGGTGACCTCGTCCCGACCCAGCAGGTGCCGGCAGCTCAGCCGGTATTCTCTCGCTTGATGAATCGATAGCTGGTTTATCCAAGTCGTCGGTGCGCGCTATCGGAGACGCTATCGTCGAGGGACTCCAGGAGACCGCGAAATCGCATGGTCTCGACGTGCTCCACGACCTCCTGGTCGAGGCGAGCGTGGACATCGAGGACGCGGACATCGTATCGCTCGCCGTCCAGACCGCCAAAGGGTCCACGAACGCCGAGGGCCGACTCCGGCGTGCGCTCTGGCATGCGAGCGCTGGCCGACGGACGACCGCCGATGCGTTCGTCGTTCCCCAGCTCCTCTCGGTCGTCGAGGCGACGCCAACGGTCCCCGTCCACGTCGACGATGAGTTCTTCGACCTCCGCCGCGAGCAGCGCGAAGACGTCGCTCGCTACCTCGCCGCGCTCGCCGTCGGGTGCGAAGTCCGGCTCATCGCGACCGGCCGCGTCCACTGGGAGCTCTGGCAGGACCAGCGCGAGCTCCTCCCCGTTAGTCGCGACGACATCAGACCCATCGCTGAAGCACGTCTCGACGAGGCCCGATCTCGACTCGGCCCCGACTCACCCGAAGTCCAGATCCTACGCTGGCTCAGCGAGGAAGACGCCGAGACGTTGTCGTACAGCGCGCTCGACAGCAAACTCGCCGTCTCGACGAGCCGGCGCAGCCAGCTCCTCCACGATGACGAGCGCGGTCTCGTCACGCTCGGCCTCGCCAACGACTTCTCGACGGGGTCGAGCAAGTCCGTCGAACTCCTGCCAGCGGGAACCCGGTTCTTGGAGTGGCTCGACGCCGAATTCGGCACCCAGTCCGAACTCGATGACTGCGTTAGCGATGTGTGCAAGTCGTCCGACGATAGCCGTGTAACCCCGCGCCCGCACACGTGGGGAGGAGGGCCGCCCGGACCGCATCCGCCTACCGCGCCACCACCAGGTCACACCGCTCCCCCGGTGGGACGCGGTCGCGACGACCGCCTCGACGCCGGAGAACGGCGTCTCGGTGGTCAACTACCCCCTGCAGGAGCAGGACGACCGCGGAAGCCCCCGGTGGTACTACGACTACAACGCCGACCGGCTGGTCGTCGGTGCGGAGTTCACGAACCCGATGCAGTACTGGGTGTGTGTTGCCAGAGCGTTAGCGAGTCCGGCGACCTTCCGCCGTGTCCTGGACGATGGTGACCGTCTCGACGACACTGACGAGATCGCCGCGTTCCTCACTGAGCACAAGCACATCCTCCGGGACTCGCGGTGCCTCGGCTACCTCCCCGACGCCGTCGAGGACGGCGCCGACTACCTCGACGAACTCGAGGAGGCCGAGGAGCACCTGTGCGAACTGACGAAACGCTGGTATTCGGGGGACTACGACTGTGGTGACGCCGAGTTCCGGTCGGTCGTCACTCGGGAAGCGCTCGGCCTCGCCGGGACGATGGTCCACCTCCTGGACCTCGTCGACGTCGACGTCGTCCGGCAGGTGCGCCTCCCCCGCCAGAACGGTGGGCGTTCTGACGTACTTAAGAAGGAACAGCGGCTTACCCTTGTCAAATCCCTCGTTACCGGCGTCTCCATCCAGTCGACGTACCGTCACTCGGCAGTCTACCGCCAGCTGTTCGAGCCCCGTGACGACAAGCACGACGCGGCGATCGTCCCGACCGTCGACGCCGAGGACCCGTTCGGTCGGCTCATCGGTCGCGTCTGCATCGTCGGCGACCTCGGCCAAGAGGAGGACGCGCTCGTCGAGGATCTCCGCGACCGCCTCGGTTCGCCCGCCGAACTCCGAGAGGACGCGCCCGACATCCGAGTCCGAGTTCCAGTCGAAGCAACGGGGGACCTCACTCGGCCGCGGTTCGCGAGCGCCGTCGAACGGATGTGCTCGGCCCGCGGTCTCAACGTGACCCGGGAGACCGTCTCGACGCTCCGGCTCTTCGTCGAGACGCCGTTCGATGCGGCGAAAGCAGTGTTCGCCTTAGAAGAGGAGGACGAGCAGCGGGACATCCGGCTGTCGGAAGTCCGGTACGGCCTCTCTGAACTGGATGTCACACGGGTTCTGCCGTGGGAGACGCCGGGCGTCCGGTCGCTTGTCGCGACGCTCCTGGAGGCGAGGGGTCCGCTTGCGGTGTCGGAGCTCGTCGAGCGCGCCGACGTCTCGCGTCGGACGTGGCAGAACCACCGCGACTGGCTCGTCGGCATGGGCCTCCTGGAGGAGACGCCCGGCGGCTACCGGCTCGTCCTCTCCTTCAAGAACGACGAGGAGCGGTACTGGGACATCCGACCGTGGTTCGTTCGCGTCGACGGCGAGGACGAGCTGCCGTTCGAGGTCGCGGTGCGAAGTCTCGCGACCGAGTTAGCGGTCGGCCTTCCCGACGGTGAGCGAGGTGAGGCCCTCCGCCGGGTCCAGGGCTGGCCGATGGATCTCGACGCTGTTCGCGAGCACTGGCCGCGCATCGAGTCGTGGCTTCGAGTCCTCCGAGCGGTGACCGCGGCGCCGGGAAGCCGTGAGGTCGAGACTCCGGAACCGGTGGTGTTCGGATCGTCGTCCGGCCAAGTGAGTCTCCAGCAGTCGGTCGAGGGAGGTGCGTCGGCGTGACTCTCGAGGGACGGGTCTGGCCGTCGACAGTAGTCAAGTCGGTGTGCTATGAGCTCGGCGCAGCAGACCGAGAACACCCAACGGAACTCGCGGTTGCCCGAGAGTTCTGCAAGTCGGAGGAGGCGGACTTCGAGTCGTTGGAACCGAAGGACTGGCTGCTTGCGGTGTTCGCGAGCGGCGGGGAGATCTGCCTTCGAATCGACGAGATCCCTGAGGTCGCGTACATCGGGTACGAGGACCAGACGCTGACCGCGTCGGTCTACAACAACGTGTTCCTCCGGCGGAGGACGACAACGCTGGACAGCGAGGAGGCAAAGGAGTTGATTGAGCGGTTCACGCCACAACTCACCCTTCGGCGGAGCACTCCCTTCGGTGATGGTGAAGGTGGTGAGTCGGCGTGAGGCCGGATTCGAACGCGCAGGCGTTCCGAAAGCTGAAGGACGATATCGGGGAGAACCCGGCTCAGTTCCTCGACCGGCCACTCCGCAGTGATGGCGAGCTCCCGCTGATGATTCGGGACCGTATCAAGGGCATCGACCGGTTGGCGGTCCTCCACGCCTACCGCGCGGTCGAACGGAAACTCCAGCGGGGGAAGGATATCCAGAACCTGCCGGACTCCGTCGACCCCGACGCGCTCGACTTCTACGAGCACGACATCGAACCGGGACGCCAGCGAGTGTTGGACGCGCTCGACGCTCGCCAGCAGTACCTCGAAGAGCACGGCGAGCGCAACCTCCCCGACTGGACTGCGGAGGAGCGCCGGGAGCGCGCTGTCAAGTTGTACGAGGGGTCGGGGAAGAACGAGCGGAGTACTGAGGAGGAGTCGTTGTCGGCGTCGCAGAAGCTGGCGCGGATGCGGTCGGAGCGAGGTGAAGCCTGACCATGGCGTTTCGCCCAGTGAAAGCTATTCGTGGTAATCTGGCTGACAACGTAAGCAAATTATCGAGAAAACTTATAATGTTACGACCGCCACGAGTTATCTGTACCAGCCACCTACCACAACACCGAGACAAAGCCACCCTCGCGGGACGCCCCACAACGGGGCGGATGACCCCGAGGGAGACAGCCTGCGGTTTCTCCTCCTTCGACGGTGACATACGATGAAGGGCCAGGATGCAATCTGTCCGGAGAGCGGCGCCCGTCTCTCGGAAGACCGACATCCGGACGAGCGCCGTCGCCCCTATCGAGCACCCGAGGACGAGAGTGGACTGCTCACGACCGGCGAACACTGCTCGTCGAGAGGCGCGCTCATCACGTTCTTCCGACGCACCCACCGCGGCATGCACGACGGCGACCTCGACCGCAACCTGCTCCGGCGAGCCGCGCTCCACCTCTACCAGCTCAAGCGAGCAAGCGACGCTCGCGACGAATGGATTTGGTACGCGCTCTGCGAGCGCCTCCACCGCGACGGCTACGACGTCGCCTGGATGCGCGCCGTGGTCGACCCCGTCTGCCCGCACTGCGGGAGTGAGCTCACCGCCGAACTCGCCCCACGCGATGAGGTTCTCCCGAAGTGCGGCGCCAGCTGCAGAGGAGACCAATTCCTCGCGGGCGATATCGCCAACGCCATCCGCAGGACGTTCAACCAGGCGTTCGACAAGCACGTCGAACGCGGCCACCTCAAGATCGCGTAACCTTCTCAGCGATGTCCACCGACACGCCCACCCCCGAGGTTCCACGAGAGCCGAGTGCGTTCCACCCGTCAATCCACTTCGGCCAGCAGACGACGGACGCCGGCACCGACCGGAAGCGCCACCTCGACGGCGAGATCATCGACGGCTGCATCGAACGCGGTGACCGTCGAAAGCGAACCGACAGCATCTACTGGCTACGAGAGACGTTCGACGCCGTCACCTATCGACTCGTCGTCAACATCGACGACAACGAGGTGATTACGGGCTACCCCATCGGCATCGACCCGAACGCTGCTAAACAACTTGGAAGCCGTTGGACGGACGACCAAGTCGAGGATATTCTCCACTTCATTCGGACCGACCCACGGACTGAAACAGACCAGTAGTCCCGATGATGCGCGCGGCCAGTCTGTCATCCACCCCTATCCAACTCAGTTCGTCCTCGCGACGCCGTGTGCTGAGGGACTCTTTCGATACACGAACCCAGTCATGCAACGCCAGCCACCGATCGAACTCGCGCTCGGAGCACCACTCCAAGTCCGCGAGGAAGGCGACGTCACTGTCGTCGGCATCCGCGACTCGACCGGGTGCTGGTGTGAACTGAAACGGATTCACGAGTAGACCCCAGCATCGAACCCATCATGAGTACGAAACAACCCGTCTGGTTCTGCCCGACGGAAGTCATCGACCACAACTGCGAAATCGCCAGACACATGGACATCCGCGCATGGAAAGCCCTTAAAGCAGCGTTCATCTCCACCCTTATCCTCGGCCTCGCCGGCTACGCGATCCACCGAGGAGCCGACCCGACCAGCATCGCACTCGCCGCGCTCGCGATTACCGCGCTGCTCAACGGCGTTGAACTCCGAGAACTGGCCGCTGTCAAGGGCATCCAGGTCGTCCGCGAAGGCGACCCGGCCAACAAGACCGAGACCGACGAGAAGACGGACACCCAGCGATCGGAGTCGAAGCGATGAACGTCGACCACGTCCTCACCCTCGCCAACTCCCCGCTCGCCCAAGCGGTCGCGGCGCTGCTCGTCGGACTCCTCGGCACCGTCCACCGCTACCGACAGACCGGTAAAGTTCCGCTCGCCGGCGTTCCGTGGCGAGCCCTCCGCCGAGTGATCTACGCCGGTCGCCGGCGTTGGTTCACCGTCGAGCGTCCGACGGTCGACGCAGCGCTCCGCCTCGTCGACAGGCCCGTCGAGGACGTCCGCGCGACGCTCGCCGAGCAGTCCTACAACCCCGGTTGGTTGCTCTCTTACCACTACTACGGCGAGGACCTCAACGCCAGACGGTACTTCTACGACCCGACGCGGCCACACCCGCACCGTCAGCTCCACATCCGGGGCTTCAAAACCGGCGAGGGCGTCGAGCTCGTCGCCCACGAAGAGCCGGCGCCGGAGCATCACCCGCGAGCGCACCTGAAGGAGGTCGACATGCACGACGCGACCACGTGGGTCCACGAGAACTGGGATTCGAAGAACCTCGACCCCCGCGGCTTCGAACGACACACCTGACCGATGACGTACATCTACGAGTGCGACGGCTTCTGCGACGAAGGACCCCAGGACCGGCCAGCGCTCACCGCGGAGTTCAGCGAGCAGTGGTTCAAAACAACCACGTACGGCGACCACCTCAAAGAGCACGGGTACGAGCCCGGAGACCTCGTCACCCTCTGTGGCGAATGCACCCGCCAACTCCTCCTCGACTTCTGATGACCTCCGACCCTGAGTTCCGCGACCGCCACCGCCGTCGACTCCACGCCGATCGCGCTGGCGAACAGTGCCCTCGCTGCGGACGCTCGCTCGACACCGCCGACCGCGTCGACGACCACCACCACGACGGCGACCCCACGAACGGCCACCCGAGCAACCTCCGGAAGCGCTGCAAGAACTGCCACCTCGGCGGCGAGCACGACCGCGACGTCGAGACGAAACAACCCCGCGGTCCACGCTCGGGCCCACGACGTCCCCGCACGTCGCCGCGGTGACCCCATGGACCCCCACCAACTGACGGATACCCCATGGACCCCCTCGGAGGACTCAAATGACTGACCGAAACTACGGCGAGCACGGGCGCTGCGAAGCGACCGCGAAGTCCACCGGCGAGCGCTGCAAGAAGTCAGCGATCGGCCCGCACGGGAAGTGCGACTCCCACGGCGGGAAGTCGAAGAAAGGCGCCGACCACCCGAACTACAAGCACGGTGCGTTCAGCAAGTACTTCCGGTCGGACCTCAGCGAGCGCGAAGAGGACGCGCTCGCCGACATGCTCGACGCAGTCGACGACCCCGAGCAGATCAAGGACGTCCTCGCAGAGGTCGCGTTCGAGCACCTCGTGAAGGGCAAACGCTCGGGCGACCCGCGGTTCACGCGAGAGGCCCGCCAGCTGCTCGCAGAGTTCAACATCGTCGACAACACCGACCAGCTCGAAGTCGACGCGAACGTCGACGCCGACCACTCGCTCGACGAGGGCACGAAGGACATCATGCGGGAGGTCCTCCGACGCCGTCGTGAGGATGGTGATTCTGAATGAGCATCGACCCGAACAGTGCGCTCGCCGAGTTGGACCCGGACCAGCAGGCCGAGCAGATCTGGCGTGACCTCGAAGAGCCCGAGCGGCGCCGGGAGGTTCTCAACCCGTTCGAGGATTGCCCGTGGGAGGAGTTCCTCAACGAGCTCACGTACGGGTACATGCAGGGCGAGCGCGACGACTGGATCCCGGTCGCCGACGTCCACCTCGACTGGGTCGAGCGCTTCCGGTCGGACAAGGACGTCGGCCTCCTCGCCCACCGTGACAGCCTGAAGACTACGGCCACGCTCGGCATCGTCATCGCTCACCTGGAGTACATCGACGGGTTTCGCGC comes from the Halorussus vallis genome and includes:
- a CDS encoding DUF5817 domain-containing protein; translated protein: MTHQVVGCSTCSGHWIAEDLHGQETTECPLCFTQHQTDHLNVLFSHDDFDVAAEIRSKILAEKAGHRDRYEAEDDYGELADRVDELHRRREDVLEAEAEQCFEQFDTAFADEVEASLDAHRARGEFLEAEAWAVFEDWHAAIATEEEALGAFAHFTNAFGEEREAYEERRSPRWTDEELPEIGEGGDLVPTQQVPAAQPVFSRLMNR